One Vanessa atalanta chromosome 6, ilVanAtal1.2, whole genome shotgun sequence genomic window carries:
- the LOC125064717 gene encoding SOSS complex subunit C homolog B, translated as MAFPQPNAQRELTNRKILEELQLKKQMLLKQGAVAPLTATTISLTQPSPVSQLPMCSIPPLSATAGFPQLPEANIVNTSHRAALQHANATSCGYFVSQDSSFGNQILPVLPRFDNK; from the exons ATGGCGTTTCCTCAACCTAATGCACAAAGAG aactaactaatagaaaaatattagagGAACTTCAGCTTAAAAAGCAGATGCTGTTGAAGCAGGGAGCTGTGGCGCCTCTTACTGCCACTACTATTTCCTTGACCCAACCAAGTCCTGTTAGCCAGCTGCCTATGTGCTCTATTCCTCCACTTTCTGCTACAGCT GGTTTTCCGCAACTACCTGaagctaatattgtaaatacaagTCATAGAGCTGCTTTACAGCACGCAAACGCAACATCTTGTGGTTACTTTGTTTCACAAGATTCTTCTTTTGGTAACCAAATACTACCAGTTCTACCGAGATTTGATAATAAGTGA